A section of the Chiloscyllium plagiosum isolate BGI_BamShark_2017 chromosome 4, ASM401019v2, whole genome shotgun sequence genome encodes:
- the snrka gene encoding SNF-related serine/threonine-protein kinase isoform X2, with product MLVCGQPPFQEANDSETLTMIMDCKYTVPSHISKECKDLINRMLQRDPKRRASLEEIEDHPWLRGIDPSPATKCNIPLVSYKNLSEEEHNGIIQRMVLGEIADRETIVEALESNKYNHITATYFLLAERILKEKQEKEVRNRSPSPSHIKAQFRQSWPTKIDVPKDIEDITASPIIHPVSIPVVCSPARTAESIINGHRMKPNEPVKKEESSIVGSAGKTGTSNRTCLFRVEEDEEDDDDDKKAAPLPTQVVLRRKPSITNRLTTRKSAPVLNQIFEEGESDDDFDMDENLPPKLSRLKMNIASPSTVHKRYHKRKNQGRGSSCSSSETSDDDSESRRLLDKDGGFTYSWHRRDSGEGPPGSGGDGSGQGKPGDGNASLDKSSPSDGNKGGGSPSNDSSGSTNNTGTTRSCTSQGYTSQSKAAEDLMESLKLMSLCLGSQWHCGNGSRYIIEPTSTICIHEKSTWKMCISSSNIMERASPSCNRKFYSNQMADLLNELEMSKENNMNLKNNVLQLPLCEKTISVNIQRNPKDGLLCSSSQTSCCQVI from the exons ATGTTGGTATGTGGCCAACCTCCATTTCAAGAGGCAAATGACAGTGAGACACTTACCATGATTATGGACTGCAAATATACAGTACCATCCCATATATCCAAAGAATGCAAGGA TCTCATTAATCGAATGCTGCAGAGGGATCCTAAGAGAAGAGCTTCGTTGGAAGAGATAGAGGACCACCCCTGGCTTCGAGGTATTGATCCCTCGCCTGCAACAAAGTGCAACATCCCTCTTGTCTCTTACAAGAATCTCTCTGAGGAGGAGCACAATGGCATTATCCAACGCATGGTGCTTGGTGAAATAGCAGACCGAGAAACCATTGTTGA GGCCTTGGAAAGTAACAAGTACAATCACATCACTGCCACTTATTTTTTGCTGGCTGAGAGGATCTTAAAGGAAAAACAAGAAAAAGAAGTCCGGAACCGATCTCCTAGTCCAAGCCATATCAAAGCTCAGTTCAG GCAGTCCTGGCCTACAAAAATTGATGTGCCCAAGGATATTGAAGACATCACAGCATCACCCATCATCCATCCTGTGTCTATTCCTGTTGTCTGTTCACCAGCTCGCACTGCAGAATCTATTATTAATGGGCACCGAATGAAACCTAATGAGCCAGTAAAGAAAGAGGAGTCATCAATTGTTGGGTCAGCAGGAAAGACTGGCACAAGCAATAGGACATGTCTGTTCAGAgtagaggaggatgaggaggacgATGATGATGACAAAAAAGCAGCTCCTCTTCCTACTCAAGTGGTTTTGCGACGTAAGCCTTCTATAACAAACCGGCTTACAACCAGGAAGAGTGCTCCTGTGCTTAATCAGATCTTCGAGGAGGGAGAATCTGATGATGATTTCGACATGGATGAAAACCTACCTCCCAAACTCAGTCGGCTAAAGATGAATATAGCTTCTCCAAGCACTGTACACAAACGGTATCATAAACGGAAAAATCAAGGGCGAGGTTCAAGTTGCAGCAGCTCAGAAACTAGTGATGATGATTCAGAGAGCCGCAGACTTCTAGACAAAGATGGAGGATTCACTTACTCCTGGCATCGCCGTGATAGCGGCGAAGGACCTCCAGGAAGTGGAGGGGATGGAAGTGGACAGGGCAAACCAGGTGATGGTAATGCCAGTCTTGACAAGAGCAGCCCAAGTGATGGTAACAAAGGTGGGGGCAGTCCTTCTAATGACTCCAGTGGGAGCACCAACAACACAGGAACAACTCGCAGCTGTACAAGCCAAGGATATACATCCCAGTCCAAAGCTGCAGAGGATTTGATGGAGAGTCTGAAGCTGATGAGTCTCTGCCTGGGTTCACAATGGCATTGTGGAAATGGTAGCAGGTACATCATTGAACCAACTTCAACGATATGCATTCATGAGAAATCAACCTGGAAAATGTGCATCAGTTCCAGCAATATTATGGAGCGAGCTTCCCCCTCCTGCAACAGGAAGTTCTATTCTAACCAAATGGCTGACCTGCTGAATGAGCTGGAAATGTCAAAAGAGAACAACATGAACTTGAAAAACAATGTTCTACAGCTACCTCTCTGTGAGAAAACTATTTCTGTGAATATTCAGCGAAACCCTAAGGATGGATTGTTATGTTCCTCCAGTCAGACCAGCTGCTGTCAAGTTATTTAA
- the snrka gene encoding SNF-related serine/threonine-protein kinase isoform X1, whose amino-acid sequence MAGFKRGYDGKIAGLYDLDKTLGRGHFAVVKLARHVFTGEKVAVKVIDKTKLDTVATGHLFQEVRCMKLVQHPNIVRLYEVIDTQTKLYLILELGDGGDMYDYIMKHEDGLSEDLAKKYFAQIVHAISYCHKLHVVHRDLKPENVVFFEQQGIVKLTDFGFSNKFQPGKKLTTSCGSLAYSAPEILLGDEYDAPAVDIWSLGVILFMLVCGQPPFQEANDSETLTMIMDCKYTVPSHISKECKDLINRMLQRDPKRRASLEEIEDHPWLRGIDPSPATKCNIPLVSYKNLSEEEHNGIIQRMVLGEIADRETIVEALESNKYNHITATYFLLAERILKEKQEKEVRNRSPSPSHIKAQFRQSWPTKIDVPKDIEDITASPIIHPVSIPVVCSPARTAESIINGHRMKPNEPVKKEESSIVGSAGKTGTSNRTCLFRVEEDEEDDDDDKKAAPLPTQVVLRRKPSITNRLTTRKSAPVLNQIFEEGESDDDFDMDENLPPKLSRLKMNIASPSTVHKRYHKRKNQGRGSSCSSSETSDDDSESRRLLDKDGGFTYSWHRRDSGEGPPGSGGDGSGQGKPGDGNASLDKSSPSDGNKGGGSPSNDSSGSTNNTGTTRSCTSQGYTSQSKAAEDLMESLKLMSLCLGSQWHCGNGSRYIIEPTSTICIHEKSTWKMCISSSNIMERASPSCNRKFYSNQMADLLNELEMSKENNMNLKNNVLQLPLCEKTISVNIQRNPKDGLLCSSSQTSCCQVI is encoded by the exons ATGGCAGGTTTTAAGCGTGGATATGATGGAAAAATTGCTGGGCTATATGATTTGGATAAAACACTGGGCAGGGGCCACtttgctgttgtgaaacttgctcgccatgttttcactggagaaaaaGTAGCAgtgaaagtcattgataaaacaaaactggacacagtagcTACAGGGCATTTGTTCCAGGAGGTGCGATGTATGAAACTTGTGCAACATCCCAACATTGTCCGTCTGTATGAAGTGATTGACACTCAAACAAAACTTTATCTCATTCTGGAATTGGGAGATGGAGGTGATATGTATGATTACATCATGAAACATGAAGACGGTCTTAGTGAAGATTTAGCAAAGAAGTACTTTGCACAGATAGTGCATGCAATATCATATTGCCATAAGCTACATGTTGTTCACAGAGACCTTAAGCCAGAAAATGTGGTTTTCTTTGAACAACAAGGAATTGTAAAACTTACAGATTTTGGGTTTAGCAACAAGTTTCAACCTGGAAAGAAGTTAACAACAAGCTGTGGGTCACTTGCGTATTCTGCCCCAGAGATTCTTCTCGGCGATGAGTACGATGCTCCTGCAGTAG ATATCTGGAGCCTGGGAGTTATACTTTTCATGTTGGTATGTGGCCAACCTCCATTTCAAGAGGCAAATGACAGTGAGACACTTACCATGATTATGGACTGCAAATATACAGTACCATCCCATATATCCAAAGAATGCAAGGA TCTCATTAATCGAATGCTGCAGAGGGATCCTAAGAGAAGAGCTTCGTTGGAAGAGATAGAGGACCACCCCTGGCTTCGAGGTATTGATCCCTCGCCTGCAACAAAGTGCAACATCCCTCTTGTCTCTTACAAGAATCTCTCTGAGGAGGAGCACAATGGCATTATCCAACGCATGGTGCTTGGTGAAATAGCAGACCGAGAAACCATTGTTGA GGCCTTGGAAAGTAACAAGTACAATCACATCACTGCCACTTATTTTTTGCTGGCTGAGAGGATCTTAAAGGAAAAACAAGAAAAAGAAGTCCGGAACCGATCTCCTAGTCCAAGCCATATCAAAGCTCAGTTCAG GCAGTCCTGGCCTACAAAAATTGATGTGCCCAAGGATATTGAAGACATCACAGCATCACCCATCATCCATCCTGTGTCTATTCCTGTTGTCTGTTCACCAGCTCGCACTGCAGAATCTATTATTAATGGGCACCGAATGAAACCTAATGAGCCAGTAAAGAAAGAGGAGTCATCAATTGTTGGGTCAGCAGGAAAGACTGGCACAAGCAATAGGACATGTCTGTTCAGAgtagaggaggatgaggaggacgATGATGATGACAAAAAAGCAGCTCCTCTTCCTACTCAAGTGGTTTTGCGACGTAAGCCTTCTATAACAAACCGGCTTACAACCAGGAAGAGTGCTCCTGTGCTTAATCAGATCTTCGAGGAGGGAGAATCTGATGATGATTTCGACATGGATGAAAACCTACCTCCCAAACTCAGTCGGCTAAAGATGAATATAGCTTCTCCAAGCACTGTACACAAACGGTATCATAAACGGAAAAATCAAGGGCGAGGTTCAAGTTGCAGCAGCTCAGAAACTAGTGATGATGATTCAGAGAGCCGCAGACTTCTAGACAAAGATGGAGGATTCACTTACTCCTGGCATCGCCGTGATAGCGGCGAAGGACCTCCAGGAAGTGGAGGGGATGGAAGTGGACAGGGCAAACCAGGTGATGGTAATGCCAGTCTTGACAAGAGCAGCCCAAGTGATGGTAACAAAGGTGGGGGCAGTCCTTCTAATGACTCCAGTGGGAGCACCAACAACACAGGAACAACTCGCAGCTGTACAAGCCAAGGATATACATCCCAGTCCAAAGCTGCAGAGGATTTGATGGAGAGTCTGAAGCTGATGAGTCTCTGCCTGGGTTCACAATGGCATTGTGGAAATGGTAGCAGGTACATCATTGAACCAACTTCAACGATATGCATTCATGAGAAATCAACCTGGAAAATGTGCATCAGTTCCAGCAATATTATGGAGCGAGCTTCCCCCTCCTGCAACAGGAAGTTCTATTCTAACCAAATGGCTGACCTGCTGAATGAGCTGGAAATGTCAAAAGAGAACAACATGAACTTGAAAAACAATGTTCTACAGCTACCTCTCTGTGAGAAAACTATTTCTGTGAATATTCAGCGAAACCCTAAGGATGGATTGTTATGTTCCTCCAGTCAGACCAGCTGCTGTCAAGTTATTTAA